A window of Mucilaginibacter paludis DSM 18603 contains these coding sequences:
- a CDS encoding SDR family NAD(P)-dependent oxidoreductase has translation MLLKDKIIFLTGGAGGIGYFCARAYAREGARVVIVDKCRECIDIILAELGDGHLGIDCDVSVGPAVKKAVDQTLHVYGRLDAIHNNAGIAHPSKMLHETFEDEWDNLMRVNLKSLYFTTKYGLPALIKSRGTILNTSSLVGEIGQQIHAAYTATKGGMNALTKSMALDYAVHHIRVNALAPAGVWTPMLRKWSNEQPDKATIEQYLNDIHLLGYCPDGDVIADAAVFLLSDKARFITGCILPVSGGAELGYKK, from the coding sequence ATGTTATTAAAAGATAAGATCATCTTCCTGACGGGCGGAGCCGGCGGTATCGGCTACTTTTGCGCACGTGCTTACGCCCGGGAAGGGGCACGCGTTGTTATAGTTGATAAGTGCAGGGAATGTATCGATATTATTCTGGCCGAACTGGGCGACGGCCATTTGGGTATTGATTGCGATGTATCTGTAGGTCCCGCCGTGAAAAAAGCAGTTGACCAAACCTTACACGTGTATGGGCGCCTGGATGCCATACATAACAATGCTGGCATAGCCCACCCATCCAAAATGCTGCACGAAACATTTGAAGATGAGTGGGATAATTTAATGCGTGTCAATTTAAAAAGCCTGTACTTTACCACTAAATATGGTTTGCCCGCCTTAATTAAATCCAGGGGGACAATTTTAAATACCAGCAGCCTGGTTGGCGAAATTGGGCAGCAGATACATGCGGCTTATACGGCTACCAAAGGCGGCATGAATGCCCTTACCAAATCAATGGCGCTGGATTATGCTGTTCACCACATCAGGGTTAATGCCCTTGCGCCTGCCGGTGTATGGACGCCTATGCTGCGCAAATGGAGTAATGAGCAGCCCGACAAAGCAACCATAGAGCAATATTTAAACGATATACACCTGTTGGGCTATTGCCCGGATGGCGACGTAATTGCAGACGCCGCCGTTTTTTTATTGTCCGATAAGGCACGCTTTATTACCGGTTGCATTTTACCTGTCAGCGGTGGCGCGGAGTTAGGCTACAAAAAATAA
- a CDS encoding enolase C-terminal domain-like protein translates to MISSVHTEDKRFPLGAGAGSDAIHRDPVYSYAITNLVDDSGITGTGFAFTLGEGNELVCQAAKYYADQLLGEDIEEVMRNFGERFNRFSNEQQFRWLGPHKGVVHLALASVTNACYDLWAKKRGLPLWQLLIELNAEEIVNTLDLSYLEDELTRQQAVDLLAANKATQNERLSITEKGYPGYDTSVGWFNYDDEKVRENCKKALANGFTAMKLKVGSADPERDIRRAHMVREVAGNDIKIMLDANQQWTLPQALDICARLKSMNPYWIEEPTHPDDVLAHQTLANAIAPIKLALGEHVPNRVIFKNYLQTNSAGFIQVDAVRVGGVSEFIAVSLLCRKFNIPVVPHVGDMGQLHQHLVLFNHIAMGHEALFLEYIPHLRDKFIHPAVVEGGVYKTPQQPGSSCDIKPF, encoded by the coding sequence ATGATATCATCTGTTCATACTGAAGATAAAAGGTTTCCGCTCGGTGCCGGTGCGGGGAGCGATGCCATCCACCGCGATCCGGTTTATTCTTATGCCATTACCAACCTGGTGGATGACAGCGGCATTACCGGAACCGGTTTCGCCTTTACTTTAGGCGAAGGTAACGAACTGGTTTGCCAGGCTGCAAAATACTACGCCGATCAGTTGCTGGGGGAAGATATAGAGGAAGTGATGCGCAATTTTGGCGAGCGGTTTAACCGGTTTTCCAATGAGCAGCAGTTCCGGTGGCTGGGGCCGCATAAGGGCGTAGTGCATTTGGCGCTGGCATCGGTAACAAACGCCTGTTACGATCTTTGGGCCAAAAAGCGCGGCTTGCCTTTATGGCAGTTGCTGATAGAGCTCAACGCCGAAGAAATTGTGAATACCCTCGATCTTTCCTATCTGGAAGATGAACTTACACGCCAACAGGCCGTTGACCTTTTAGCTGCCAATAAAGCCACTCAAAACGAGCGCTTATCCATCACAGAAAAAGGCTATCCTGGTTATGATACATCGGTAGGCTGGTTTAATTACGATGACGAAAAGGTGCGCGAAAATTGTAAAAAAGCATTGGCTAACGGTTTTACCGCCATGAAACTCAAAGTAGGTTCGGCAGACCCTGAACGGGATATTCGCCGCGCGCATATGGTGAGAGAGGTTGCTGGTAACGATATTAAAATTATGCTGGATGCCAACCAGCAATGGACCTTGCCCCAGGCTTTGGATATTTGTGCCAGGCTAAAAAGCATGAACCCGTATTGGATAGAAGAGCCTACCCATCCCGACGATGTGCTGGCCCATCAAACCCTGGCCAACGCTATAGCGCCCATTAAGCTGGCCTTAGGCGAGCATGTGCCCAACCGAGTGATTTTTAAAAATTACCTGCAAACCAACAGCGCAGGCTTTATCCAGGTTGATGCCGTACGCGTTGGCGGCGTAAGCGAATTTATTGCCGTGAGCCTGCTTTGCCGTAAGTTTAACATCCCGGTGGTGCCGCATGTTGGCGATATGGGCCAGCTGCACCAGCACCTGGTATTATTTAATCACATCGCTATGGGGCACGAGGCTTTGTTTTTAGAATATATACCGCATCTTAGAGATAAATTTATCCATCCTGCAGTAGTTGAGGGCGGTGTTTACAAAACGCCGCAACAGCCGGGCAGCAGTTGCGATATTAAACCTTTTTAA
- a CDS encoding sodium:solute symporter encodes MISTIDILICMAYIVGIVTIGLWYGAWKRNKVSGANSNDYFLAGKSIKWPMVGLSLFATNISCVHLVSLAQSGFDTGLLNGNFEWMAAFTLILLALFFAPFYLKSGVSTLPDFLEKRYNRACRDWLTIISVFSAVIIHIAFSLLAGGIVLETLFGINMYISVSVIAVLTAVYTIVGGLRAVVVTESIQTIVLVCGAILITGACWLKIGGWAPMMEVLTQHHQLNKLSMLRPAGDSSGMPWYAVFLGYPVLGVWYWCADQTIVQRVLGAKDENHARVGTLFCGFLKVLPVFIFVLPGLLAYALVQKGLLDIHTLNGVDAQGKHVVNSKGIYTLMITQLLPTGLVGLLVAALLSGLMSQISGALNSISTLISFDMYKRFAASTTDRQLVRVGRISAGVALVLSIGLLPLLNRYESIFNGLNDIIAHIAPPITCVFLLGVFWGKASATAAKLTLWLGSLLGVVVFALGKFYPDSALGHLPFMMTAFYLFCFCLFLQVSLSYVYPVKHTAQSQVLYWHSAWEPLENKGWPGIGNYKLLSALLVLTMAVLFWIFR; translated from the coding sequence ATGATTAGTACCATAGATATTTTGATTTGCATGGCCTACATTGTAGGTATTGTTACCATTGGCTTGTGGTATGGCGCATGGAAACGGAATAAGGTATCGGGTGCCAATTCAAATGATTATTTTTTGGCCGGTAAGTCCATCAAATGGCCTATGGTGGGGCTGTCGTTATTTGCTACCAATATCTCTTGCGTTCATTTAGTGAGCCTGGCCCAGTCGGGTTTTGATACAGGTTTGCTCAACGGTAATTTTGAGTGGATGGCTGCGTTCACGCTCATTTTGCTGGCCTTGTTTTTTGCTCCCTTTTACCTTAAATCAGGCGTGAGTACCTTGCCGGATTTTCTGGAGAAGCGCTATAACCGGGCCTGCCGGGATTGGCTTACCATCATATCCGTATTTTCGGCCGTTATCATTCATATCGCCTTCTCTTTATTAGCAGGTGGTATTGTGCTGGAAACGCTGTTCGGCATCAATATGTATATCAGTGTTTCGGTCATCGCTGTGTTAACGGCGGTTTATACCATTGTTGGCGGTTTACGTGCCGTGGTTGTTACAGAATCTATACAAACCATTGTTTTGGTATGCGGTGCTATACTCATCACGGGTGCCTGCTGGCTCAAAATTGGAGGCTGGGCACCTATGATGGAGGTACTTACCCAGCATCATCAGCTCAATAAATTGTCTATGCTTCGCCCGGCGGGAGATAGCAGCGGAATGCCCTGGTATGCCGTTTTTTTAGGGTACCCGGTTTTGGGTGTTTGGTATTGGTGTGCCGACCAAACCATTGTACAGCGGGTATTGGGTGCCAAAGACGAAAACCATGCCCGTGTGGGTACCTTGTTTTGCGGTTTTTTGAAAGTGTTGCCGGTATTCATTTTTGTATTGCCGGGTTTACTGGCCTATGCTTTGGTACAAAAGGGATTATTAGATATTCATACCCTGAATGGCGTTGATGCGCAGGGCAAGCACGTTGTTAATAGCAAAGGCATATATACCTTAATGATTACGCAGTTATTGCCAACCGGGCTGGTAGGTTTGTTGGTAGCTGCTTTGCTGTCGGGCTTAATGAGCCAGATCTCCGGAGCCTTAAACTCCATATCAACACTAATTAGTTTTGATATGTATAAGCGTTTTGCAGCAAGCACTACCGACAGGCAATTGGTTAGGGTGGGCCGTATTTCGGCAGGTGTGGCTTTAGTGTTGTCTATTGGTTTACTTCCGTTACTAAACCGTTATGAAAGTATCTTTAACGGTTTAAATGATATCATTGCCCATATTGCCCCGCCCATTACCTGTGTTTTTTTATTGGGGGTATTTTGGGGCAAGGCCTCTGCTACGGCGGCCAAGCTTACCTTGTGGTTGGGTTCGCTATTGGGGGTTGTTGTATTTGCCCTCGGTAAATTTTATCCTGACAGCGCATTAGGACATCTGCCCTTTATGATGACGGCGTTTTATCTTTTCTGTTTTTGCCTGTTCCTGCAGGTCAGCCTGTCGTATGTATACCCTGTGAAGCATACCGCTCAAAGCCAGGTTTTATATTGGCATTCGGCATGGGAGCCCTTAGAAAATAAGGGCTGGCCGGGTATCGGTAATTATAAACTCCTTTCTGCTTTACTGGTGCTTACCATGGCTGTTCTGTTCTGGATATTCCGTTAG
- a CDS encoding SusC/RagA family TonB-linked outer membrane protein yields the protein MNLILPDKSFNVLKQLCRPLAGFCCILALIIALPGSKANAQAPAKITITGTVRDTTGETIPGATVAILGRTNAGTKTDMNGKFVLDVVPGSSIRVSFVGYKEQIVAITANTKVVNVKLRATVTQTEEVVITAYGKKERKEAVVGSVTSIVPSELKIPASNLTNALAGQVAGLIAYQPSGQPGLDNSQFFIRGVTTFGYNKSPLILIDNVELSANDLARLQVDDIASFSILKDASATALYGARGANGVILVTTKEGKVGKATINFRVENSSSQSAQTIQLADPITYMRLFNEATTTRDPLSPQPFSQNKILNTQATLAGAKGSNPYVYPAVDWLDMLFKKRTNTQRADMSVSGGGDVARYYVAGSYNLDRGILKEDVANNNDNNVKFQNYQLRSNVNINLTKSTEMVVRLSGTFSDYNGPLTTDASFSTDLYNIAMHTSPVLFPAYFPADSANLKTKHILFGNVGAANNISYNNPYAALLRGHKNYTESRISAQLEINQNLNMITQGLNIHGLFHTNRYSYFDSSEGYSPFYYNVNTYDKTTNKYTLTWLNPQPTGNNVATEYLQYSPGSSSLNSYTFFQGVMDYNRTFGVHTVSSSLIGTAQQTIYGNAATLPNALPYRNLTVAGRATYSYKARYYLEFNFGYNGTERFSEEHRFGFFPTIGASWVISNEKFWTDELNHFISRLKLRGSYGTVGNDNIGSQRFYYTSSVNLSGGNPASFGINNGYTRNGVTVLNYANSDITWETSRQANVGLEFTLLKNLNVVAEVYKYHRYNILQSRTSVPTTLGLEAGISANLGTADTKGIDLSMDYKQNIGKDFWAQGRANFTYATSNYGNYEEPQYNEAYRYESGQPIGRAYGYVAERLFVDDAEARNSPKQIFSTNGILPKGGDIKYRDLNGDGVIDGKDQTFLGYPTVPEIVYGYGISTGYKNFDLSAFFQGQAHVSFFIDPSRVSPFIQSPDQYVYGNTQLLQAFADNHWSESNQNLYALYPRLGVTGNQIENNRQNSTWWMRSGAFMRLKSLEVGYTLPASLSKKLDLKKCRVYFNGLNLYTWSAFKLWDPELGGNGFAYPIQKVFNIGVNVNL from the coding sequence ATGAACCTAATTTTACCAGACAAAAGTTTTAACGTACTTAAACAACTCTGTAGGCCGCTTGCAGGTTTTTGCTGCATACTTGCCTTAATTATCGCGCTGCCTGGTAGCAAGGCAAATGCGCAGGCCCCCGCTAAAATCACTATTACCGGTACGGTAAGGGATACCACTGGCGAAACCATTCCCGGGGCAACCGTTGCTATACTGGGCCGCACAAACGCCGGAACCAAAACCGATATGAACGGCAAATTTGTATTAGATGTAGTACCCGGCTCATCCATCAGGGTATCTTTTGTGGGCTACAAAGAACAGATTGTAGCTATAACCGCCAATACTAAGGTTGTGAACGTTAAGTTGCGGGCCACGGTAACGCAAACCGAGGAAGTGGTGATTACCGCTTACGGAAAAAAAGAACGGAAGGAAGCCGTAGTAGGTTCCGTAACGAGTATTGTTCCCAGCGAACTAAAAATACCCGCCAGCAATTTAACCAACGCCTTAGCCGGGCAGGTTGCAGGCCTGATTGCCTATCAGCCGAGCGGCCAGCCGGGGCTGGATAATTCGCAGTTCTTCATTCGTGGGGTAACCACTTTTGGCTATAACAAAAGCCCCCTCATTTTAATTGACAACGTAGAGCTATCGGCCAATGATCTTGCCCGTCTGCAAGTGGATGATATTGCCAGTTTCTCCATTTTAAAGGATGCCAGTGCAACGGCATTATACGGTGCACGTGGTGCCAACGGTGTTATTTTGGTTACCACTAAAGAGGGTAAAGTAGGGAAGGCTACCATCAATTTCAGGGTAGAAAATTCATCATCGCAGTCGGCCCAGACCATACAGCTTGCCGATCCTATTACCTACATGAGGCTTTTTAACGAAGCAACTACCACGCGTGATCCTTTAAGTCCGCAACCTTTCAGCCAAAATAAAATATTAAATACGCAGGCAACGCTTGCCGGAGCTAAAGGCAGCAACCCCTATGTATACCCGGCGGTTGACTGGCTGGACATGTTGTTTAAAAAACGCACCAACACGCAGCGTGCCGATATGAGCGTTAGCGGCGGCGGCGATGTGGCCCGCTATTACGTTGCCGGCTCTTATAACCTGGATCGTGGTATCCTGAAAGAAGATGTGGCTAACAATAACGACAACAACGTTAAATTTCAGAATTACCAATTACGGTCGAACGTTAATATCAACCTCACCAAATCAACTGAAATGGTTGTGCGCCTTTCGGGCACGTTCAGTGATTATAACGGCCCGCTGACTACCGACGCTTCTTTTTCTACCGATTTATATAATATAGCCATGCATACCAGCCCGGTATTGTTTCCGGCATATTTTCCTGCCGATTCGGCCAACTTAAAAACGAAGCACATTTTGTTCGGGAATGTAGGTGCTGCCAATAACATCAGTTATAATAACCCTTATGCGGCTTTACTGCGCGGGCATAAAAATTATACCGAGTCGCGCATATCGGCCCAACTGGAGATCAATCAAAATTTAAATATGATTACCCAGGGCCTCAATATACACGGCTTATTTCACACCAACCGGTATTCTTATTTTGATTCATCCGAAGGTTATTCGCCATTTTATTACAATGTAAATACTTACGACAAAACAACCAACAAGTATACCCTAACCTGGCTTAACCCACAGCCAACCGGTAATAATGTGGCTACCGAGTATCTGCAATACTCACCGGGTTCAAGCAGCCTAAACTCATACACCTTTTTTCAGGGTGTGATGGATTATAACCGCACATTTGGCGTGCATACGGTGAGCAGCTCGTTAATAGGTACTGCCCAGCAAACCATTTATGGTAACGCAGCCACCTTACCCAACGCGTTGCCTTACCGTAATTTAACCGTGGCAGGGCGTGCTACGTATTCGTACAAGGCTCGGTATTACTTAGAGTTTAACTTTGGGTACAATGGTACCGAACGCTTCTCGGAAGAGCATCGTTTCGGCTTTTTCCCAACCATCGGAGCATCATGGGTGATATCGAACGAAAAATTCTGGACTGATGAGCTGAACCACTTTATCAGCCGCTTAAAATTAAGAGGCAGCTACGGCACTGTAGGTAACGATAATATTGGTTCGCAACGTTTTTACTATACCTCGAGTGTTAACCTCAGCGGCGGTAACCCGGCATCGTTTGGTATCAACAACGGCTATACCCGCAACGGTGTAACAGTGTTAAATTACGCCAACTCAGACATCACCTGGGAAACATCGCGCCAAGCAAACGTTGGCTTAGAGTTTACCTTACTTAAAAACCTGAATGTGGTTGCCGAAGTTTACAAATATCACCGCTATAACATTCTGCAATCGCGCACATCGGTACCTACCACGCTGGGCCTTGAAGCGGGCATCAGCGCAAATTTAGGTACCGCAGATACTAAGGGTATCGATCTGTCGATGGATTATAAACAAAACATCGGCAAGGATTTTTGGGCGCAGGGAAGGGCCAACTTTACCTACGCCACCAGCAATTATGGCAACTACGAGGAGCCCCAATACAACGAAGCTTACCGTTACGAATCGGGCCAGCCCATTGGCCGCGCGTATGGTTATGTGGCCGAAAGGTTGTTTGTTGACGATGCCGAAGCCAGGAACTCGCCAAAGCAGATTTTCTCAACCAATGGCATACTCCCCAAAGGTGGCGACATCAAATACCGCGACCTGAATGGCGATGGGGTTATTGATGGTAAGGATCAAACCTTCCTGGGATATCCTACCGTTCCCGAAATTGTGTATGGTTACGGTATCTCAACCGGCTATAAAAACTTTGATCTGTCGGCATTTTTCCAGGGACAGGCGCATGTATCGTTCTTTATCGATCCAAGCAGGGTGAGCCCCTTCATTCAAAGCCCGGATCAATATGTGTATGGCAACACCCAACTGTTACAGGCATTTGCCGATAACCATTGGTCGGAAAGCAACCAGAACCTGTATGCCCTGTACCCGCGTTTGGGCGTAACCGGCAACCAGATTGAAAACAACAGGCAAAACAGTACCTGGTGGATGAGGAGCGGAGCATTTATGCGCTTAAAATCCTTAGAGGTGGGTTATACTTTACCCGCATCGCTATCTAAAAAGCTGGACCTGAAAAAATGCCGTGTATACTTTAACGGCCTCAACTTATACACCTGGAGCGCCTTTAAATTGTGGGACCCCGAACTGGGCGGCAACGGCTTTGCTTACCCAATACAAAAGGTATTTAACATTGGCGTTAACGTGAACCTGTAA
- a CDS encoding RagB/SusD family nutrient uptake outer membrane protein: protein MKIQYKHILLFAIAVFSISCKKYLDVIPDNTGTLDYTFRNRNEAENYLFTCYATLQQLNDITSNAGFTTSSEIIYPNNLTNHPINEIGFALIRGTQSSNIPGLDFWDGENSGQAVYRAIRRCNTMLENIDEPADLTPAEKSRWIAEVQFLKAYYHYYLARMYGPIPIVDKNLPVTASTEEVRVKRAPMDTVCNYIVGLLDKAIPNLPPVIQNQAQELGRITQLIALSVKAEVLVMQASPLFNGNPDYAGFKDKSGTALFSPTYDVNKWVKAAAACKTAITQCEAQGLRLYTFTPPATIPGNLSDSLKKVLTIQNTVTERWELNPELIWALNPTWGWQGYCTPRLTAKALANPFSNPGTFAVPISTTELFYTDKGVPINEDKTWGYSSRYNLQTGDNASRFYVEKGYTTVRAHFAREPRFYANIGFDGGVWFGNGVLSQENAYYIQARGNSSLAGPQDLIFLNVTGYWPKKLVNYTSVYDDGFIPVDFRMPLMRLGGLYLLYAEALNEASGPVADVFTYIDKVRARAGLQGVQASWAAYSNNPTKFSSKDGMRQIIHQERRIELCFEAQSGWDLRRWKELQSVLSVPLQGWSIYENQALNYYRPSTVITPVFGLKNYLWPIKDDDLIVNPNLVQNPYW from the coding sequence ATGAAAATACAATATAAACATATTCTCCTGTTTGCCATTGCGGTATTCAGCATATCCTGCAAAAAGTATCTGGATGTTATTCCCGATAATACAGGTACGCTCGATTATACCTTCAGGAACAGGAACGAGGCCGAGAACTATCTTTTTACCTGTTATGCAACGCTGCAGCAGCTTAATGATATTACATCAAACGCCGGTTTTACCACCTCGTCCGAAATTATTTATCCCAATAATTTAACCAACCATCCCATCAACGAAATTGGTTTCGCTTTAATCAGGGGTACGCAATCGTCAAATATTCCCGGCCTTGATTTTTGGGATGGCGAAAACTCAGGCCAGGCGGTCTACCGGGCTATACGCCGGTGTAATACCATGTTAGAGAACATTGATGAGCCGGCCGACTTAACCCCTGCCGAAAAATCGCGCTGGATAGCCGAGGTTCAGTTTTTAAAAGCTTATTATCATTATTACCTGGCCCGTATGTACGGCCCAATACCTATTGTAGATAAAAATCTGCCGGTTACAGCTTCAACCGAAGAAGTGCGCGTTAAGCGTGCGCCGATGGATACCGTTTGCAATTACATTGTGGGGTTATTGGATAAAGCGATACCTAATTTGCCGCCGGTGATCCAAAACCAGGCGCAGGAATTGGGCCGCATTACACAATTAATTGCCTTGTCGGTTAAAGCCGAGGTATTGGTTATGCAGGCCAGCCCATTATTTAACGGCAACCCAGATTATGCGGGCTTTAAAGATAAGAGCGGTACAGCCTTATTTTCACCAACCTATGATGTTAACAAATGGGTAAAGGCTGCAGCAGCATGTAAAACCGCCATTACCCAGTGCGAAGCACAAGGTTTAAGGCTTTATACTTTTACCCCGCCTGCCACTATCCCCGGTAATTTATCCGACTCGCTTAAAAAAGTATTAACTATCCAGAATACGGTAACCGAACGTTGGGAACTTAACCCCGAATTGATATGGGCCTTAAACCCAACCTGGGGATGGCAAGGGTATTGCACCCCAAGGCTAACAGCCAAGGCGCTGGCTAATCCGTTTTCAAACCCCGGAACATTTGCCGTACCGATATCAACAACCGAGTTGTTTTATACCGACAAAGGTGTACCCATTAACGAAGATAAAACCTGGGGATACAGCAGCCGCTATAATTTGCAAACCGGCGATAATGCCAGTCGTTTTTATGTTGAAAAAGGCTATACTACTGTTAGGGCACACTTTGCCCGCGAACCCCGGTTTTATGCCAATATCGGTTTTGACGGCGGCGTATGGTTTGGCAACGGCGTATTAAGTCAGGAAAACGCTTACTATATCCAAGCCCGTGGCAACAGCTCGTTAGCCGGCCCGCAGGATCTGATATTTTTAAACGTAACAGGTTACTGGCCTAAAAAATTGGTGAACTATACTTCTGTTTATGATGACGGCTTTATCCCGGTTGACTTCAGGATGCCGTTGATGCGTTTAGGCGGACTTTACCTGCTTTACGCTGAGGCGCTTAATGAAGCCAGCGGCCCCGTAGCCGATGTATTTACTTATATTGATAAGGTAAGGGCAAGGGCTGGTTTACAAGGTGTGCAAGCTTCCTGGGCGGCGTATTCAAACAACCCTACCAAGTTTTCAAGCAAAGACGGTATGCGCCAGATCATCCATCAGGAAAGGCGCATAGAGTTGTGTTTTGAGGCGCAAAGCGGATGGGACCTTCGCCGCTGGAAAGAGTTGCAAAGCGTATTGAGCGTGCCTTTACAGGGATGGAGTATTTACGAAAACCAGGCGCTCAACTATTATCGCCCGTCAACCGTAATTACCCCGGTATTCGGGTTGAAAAATTATTTATGGCCCATTAAAGATGATGATCTGATTGTTAATCCTAACCTGGTTCAAAATCCTTACTGGTAA
- a CDS encoding DUF5000 domain-containing lipoprotein, translated as MKNINIYGLKFLLYGLLLMVIVSCKRDDGFNAPVSTDLTKPGVVTNIKVTNFNGGAYITYSLPNSPNLLYVQADYRINGSTTRQTKASYYTDTVTVDGFAKSQDYEVTLHAVSRANVMSDAVVVHVHPLTPVYLMVKPTALLSADFGGVNISALNPLKKPIGLILIAIDPSTKGYEIVDQHYTNQDTSNYSIRGYNTTPRKFGVYVTDQFGNVSDTTFATITPIFETMLDKGKFFKYLTATDSPIGYGWELPYLWDGKTDGYSNGWHTLPGAPAPMQCTFGLGVNAKLSRFILWERPNEFSFSHANPKDFTLWGSAKASPADVLLPKSSPIGTVVGDWTNLGNYRYPDPPSGLPPGLAANNPSDQAFVLAGVNFNVSITSPAVRVLRIDVADTWSGGDYAHLMEISLYGNPQ; from the coding sequence ATGAAAAATATAAATATTTACGGTTTAAAATTTTTGCTGTACGGGTTGCTGCTCATGGTGATTGTATCATGTAAACGCGACGATGGCTTTAATGCCCCCGTTTCAACCGATCTTACCAAGCCGGGCGTGGTAACCAATATTAAGGTGACTAACTTTAACGGCGGCGCGTACATTACCTACTCGTTACCCAATTCGCCCAATCTTTTGTATGTGCAGGCAGACTATCGAATAAATGGTTCAACAACCAGGCAAACCAAGGCCAGTTACTATACCGATACGGTAACTGTTGACGGTTTTGCCAAGAGCCAGGATTATGAGGTTACCTTACATGCGGTAAGCAGGGCTAACGTGATGTCTGACGCGGTGGTAGTGCATGTGCATCCGCTAACACCGGTTTACCTGATGGTAAAACCTACAGCTTTGCTTTCTGCCGATTTTGGCGGAGTGAATATCTCGGCACTCAACCCGCTTAAAAAGCCCATCGGGCTAATATTGATCGCGATTGATCCATCTACTAAAGGATACGAAATTGTTGATCAGCATTATACCAACCAGGATACCAGTAATTATTCTATTCGCGGATATAATACCACGCCCCGTAAATTCGGGGTGTACGTTACCGATCAGTTTGGCAACGTGTCTGATACCACCTTTGCTACCATAACGCCCATCTTCGAAACGATGTTGGATAAAGGTAAATTTTTTAAATATCTCACGGCTACCGATAGCCCGATAGGCTATGGCTGGGAATTACCTTACCTGTGGGATGGCAAAACCGATGGTTACAGCAATGGCTGGCATACCTTGCCCGGTGCACCCGCGCCTATGCAATGTACTTTTGGCCTGGGTGTAAATGCTAAGCTGAGCCGCTTTATTTTATGGGAAAGGCCTAATGAGTTTTCTTTCTCGCATGCTAATCCCAAAGATTTTACGCTCTGGGGATCGGCCAAGGCATCACCCGCCGATGTGTTGTTACCTAAGTCGTCACCCATAGGTACAGTGGTTGGCGACTGGACAAACCTGGGGAACTACCGGTATCCAGATCCACCATCGGGCTTGCCGCCGGGTTTAGCAGCCAATAACCCTTCCGACCAGGCCTTTGTACTGGCCGGTGTAAACTTCAACGTATCCATCACCAGTCCGGCTGTACGGGTATTGCGGATAGACGTTGCCGATACCTGGTCGGGCGGAGACTATGCGCACTTAATGGAAATCTCACTTTACGGTAACCCCCAATAG